The following coding sequences are from one Roseburia hominis A2-183 window:
- the glpK gene encoding glycerol kinase GlpK produces MAKYIMALDAGTTSNRCILFNEKGEMCSVAQKEFTQYFPKPGWVEHDAEEIWSTQLEVAKEAMANVGATAADIGAIGITNQRETTIVWDKNTGEPIHHAIVWQCRRTSEYCDSLKAKGLVDTFRQKTGLVIDAYFSGTKLKWLLDNVEGARERAERGELLFGTVETWLIWKLTQGQVHVTDYSNASRTLMFNINTLEWDEDILKELNIPKCMLPEPKPSSCVYGEANPVFFGGPIPIAGAAGDQQAALFGQTCFTAGEAKNTYGTGCFLLMNTGEKPVFSKNGLVTTIAWGLDGKVNYALEGSIFVAGASIQWLRDEMRFIDSSPDSEYMARKVKDTNGCYVVPAFTGLGAPYWDQYARGTIVGITRGVNKYHIIRATLESLAYQVNDVLAAMKADSGIDLAALKVDGGASANNLLMQMQADISNAPVNRPMCVETTAMGAAYLAGLAVGYWASKEDVLQNWAIDRTFTPEITDEERNKKVRMWKKAVTYSFNWAKED; encoded by the coding sequence ATGGCAAAGTACATCATGGCACTCGATGCCGGAACCACCAGCAACCGCTGCATACTTTTCAATGAGAAGGGTGAAATGTGCAGCGTTGCCCAGAAAGAATTTACACAGTATTTCCCGAAGCCGGGCTGGGTAGAGCACGACGCGGAGGAGATCTGGTCCACACAGCTTGAAGTTGCCAAGGAGGCAATGGCAAATGTGGGCGCGACTGCAGCCGATATCGGGGCAATCGGAATTACCAATCAGCGCGAGACCACCATCGTATGGGATAAGAACACCGGCGAACCGATTCATCACGCGATCGTATGGCAGTGCCGCCGTACTTCCGAATACTGCGATTCCTTAAAAGCCAAGGGACTGGTTGATACCTTCCGCCAGAAGACAGGACTGGTGATCGACGCCTACTTCTCCGGAACGAAATTAAAATGGCTGCTCGACAACGTTGAAGGCGCCAGAGAGAGAGCCGAGAGAGGCGAGCTGCTCTTCGGAACCGTGGAGACATGGCTGATCTGGAAACTGACACAGGGTCAGGTTCACGTAACTGATTACTCCAACGCTTCCAGAACCTTGATGTTCAACATCAATACCCTGGAGTGGGATGAAGATATTTTAAAAGAACTGAATATTCCAAAATGTATGCTGCCGGAACCGAAGCCATCCAGCTGCGTGTACGGCGAAGCAAACCCGGTATTCTTCGGAGGCCCGATTCCGATTGCCGGTGCTGCCGGTGACCAACAGGCCGCTCTGTTCGGTCAGACCTGTTTTACCGCCGGTGAGGCAAAAAATACTTACGGAACCGGCTGTTTCTTACTTATGAACACCGGCGAAAAACCTGTATTCTCCAAGAACGGACTGGTTACCACGATCGCATGGGGTCTCGACGGAAAAGTAAACTACGCACTCGAGGGTTCCATCTTCGTTGCAGGTGCCTCCATCCAGTGGCTTCGCGATGAGATGCGCTTCATCGATTCCTCTCCGGATTCCGAATACATGGCAAGAAAAGTCAAAGACACCAACGGCTGCTACGTCGTGCCTGCTTTCACCGGTCTTGGTGCCCCGTACTGGGATCAATACGCACGTGGAACTATCGTAGGCATTACCCGCGGTGTGAATAAATACCATATTATCCGTGCAACCTTAGAGTCTCTCGCTTACCAGGTTAATGATGTATTGGCTGCAATGAAAGCAGATTCCGGTATTGATCTTGCAGCATTAAAGGTAGACGGCGGAGCAAGCGCAAACAATCTGCTCATGCAGATGCAGGCGGACATCAGCAATGCTCCGGTCAACCGTCCGATGTGCGTGGAGACCACAGCCATGGGTGCTGCCTATCTCGCCGGACTGGCAGTCGGCTACTGGGCAAGCAAAGAGGATGTTCTTCAGAACTGGGCAATCGACCGCACCTTCACACCGGAGATCACCGACGAGGAGCGTAACAAGAAAGTCCGCATGTGGAAGAAAGCCGTTACTTATTCGTTCAACTGGGCGAAGGAAGACTAA
- a CDS encoding cache domain-containing protein, with product MIILALITLIGTLAIGILSVNRILIMERGSESVLRASIEEDYDENIKNQVDNAISMLDAVYAGYENGDYSYEEAETRGADLLRELRYGDGGYFWADTYDGENVVLLGSATEGTNRMETKDADGYQMVKEIIRVGQEPDGGYTDYVFPKEGETESSPKRSYSRAFEPFGWVVGTGNYIDYIDETVEKETQAMRENVKTALIAIIGTGSLLIVIVMAVCLYMAFSLSRSFQVAQIQKVTEEVTSSVAQLSSDAEQLLAFVGNDVVASYDTFDEVADAYNQDAGKIDALISDFSATSEELLASIDGVLDAMEGIATATNEGAKGTTDIAQKTVEVKSKADT from the coding sequence ATGATTATTCTGGCACTGATCACACTGATCGGAACACTGGCGATCGGAATTCTGTCAGTAAACCGGATTCTGATTATGGAGAGGGGTTCAGAGAGTGTTCTCCGCGCAAGTATCGAAGAAGATTACGATGAGAATATTAAGAATCAGGTAGATAATGCGATTTCCATGCTGGATGCGGTGTATGCAGGCTATGAGAATGGTGATTATTCCTATGAGGAAGCGGAAACACGCGGTGCAGATCTGCTGCGGGAACTCAGGTACGGGGACGGCGGATACTTCTGGGCAGATACCTATGATGGAGAGAATGTGGTTCTGCTTGGAAGCGCGACGGAAGGGACGAACCGCATGGAGACGAAGGATGCGGATGGTTACCAGATGGTAAAAGAGATTATCCGCGTCGGGCAGGAACCGGACGGCGGATATACGGATTATGTATTCCCGAAAGAAGGTGAGACGGAATCTTCTCCGAAGAGATCCTACAGCAGGGCATTTGAGCCGTTTGGCTGGGTTGTCGGAACGGGAAACTATATTGACTATATCGATGAGACTGTTGAGAAAGAAACGCAGGCAATGCGGGAGAATGTAAAAACGGCACTGATCGCGATTATCGGAACGGGCAGTCTGCTGATTGTGATTGTCATGGCGGTCTGTCTGTATATGGCGTTTTCACTGAGCAGATCTTTTCAGGTTGCCCAGATACAGAAGGTGACGGAGGAAGTTACATCTTCTGTGGCACAGCTTTCTTCTGATGCGGAGCAGCTGCTTGCCTTTGTTGGAAATGATGTGGTGGCGAGCTATGATACGTTTGATGAGGTGGCAGACGCTTATAACCAGGATGCCGGAAAGATCGATGCACTGATCAGCGATTTCAGCGCGACATCCGAGGAGCTTCTGGCATCGATTGATGGCGTGCTGGATGCGATGGAGGGAATTGCAACGGCAACGAACGAAGGTGCCAAGGGAACGACTGATATTGCACAGAAGACCGTAGAAGTGAAATCCAAGGCAGATACGTGA
- the ybaK gene encoding Cys-tRNA(Pro) deacylase, whose translation MGKEVKTNAMRILDKNKIPYEILNYECGEFIDGLHTAEATGAPVEQSFKTLVMQGKSRQYYVFVIPIADEVDLKAAARAVGEKSVEMIHVKDITAITGYVRGGCSPLGMKKQFPTIVHESAAAFDKIYISGGRIGTSITVNPDSLLTVVRGQYADVIRHE comes from the coding sequence ATGGGAAAAGAAGTAAAGACGAATGCGATGCGCATTCTTGATAAAAATAAGATTCCGTACGAAATTTTAAATTATGAGTGTGGAGAATTTATCGACGGGCTGCACACCGCCGAGGCGACCGGCGCTCCGGTGGAACAGTCCTTCAAGACTCTGGTGATGCAGGGAAAAAGCAGGCAATACTATGTGTTCGTCATCCCCATTGCGGACGAGGTGGACTTAAAAGCCGCCGCCAGAGCCGTCGGCGAAAAATCCGTGGAGATGATTCACGTCAAAGACATCACTGCCATCACGGGTTATGTCCGCGGCGGCTGCTCTCCTCTGGGCATGAAAAAGCAGTTCCCGACCATCGTGCACGAGAGCGCTGCGGCTTTTGACAAGATCTACATCAGCGGCGGACGCATCGGCACCTCCATCACGGTCAATCCGGATTCCCTGCTTACCGTGGTGCGCGGCCAGTATGCCGACGTCATCCGGCATGAGTAA
- a CDS encoding HdeD family acid-resistance protein, protein MKETLKRIKADIIVSALLCIALGIVLLVWPAETIDVFCKILAVGLIIMGGVDIASYFMNRSIHPFAGALGLIVLLIGIWIFLRPESIVSLIPIVIGVILCVHGIQDLKLAIETKRNGYEKWWSMLIIAAVSLVFGVLCIVNAFGMVKLALQFIGIALIYDGISDLWVANRAVHAAKMMKQEAEAVDVDYKEI, encoded by the coding sequence ATGAAAGAAACATTAAAGCGGATCAAGGCAGACATCATAGTCTCGGCGCTGCTTTGCATTGCACTTGGCATTGTGCTTCTGGTATGGCCGGCTGAGACGATCGATGTATTCTGCAAAATCCTTGCCGTTGGATTGATCATTATGGGAGGCGTCGACATCGCATCCTATTTTATGAACCGCAGTATTCATCCGTTTGCGGGAGCATTGGGACTGATTGTATTGTTAATCGGAATCTGGATTTTCCTGCGCCCGGAGAGCATTGTGAGCCTGATCCCGATTGTGATCGGCGTGATCCTCTGCGTACATGGAATCCAGGATCTGAAGCTTGCGATAGAAACGAAGCGCAACGGTTATGAGAAATGGTGGAGCATGTTAATCATTGCAGCGGTCAGCCTGGTGTTCGGTGTGCTCTGTATCGTGAATGCGTTCGGCATGGTAAAGCTGGCACTGCAGTTTATCGGAATTGCCCTGATCTATGACGGTATCTCGGATCTGTGGGTGGCAAACCGCGCCGTGCATGCGGCAAAGATGATGAAGCAGGAAGCGGAAGCCGTGGATGTAGACTATAAAGAGATATAA
- a CDS encoding methyl-accepting chemotaxis protein — protein sequence MEKIKKRITNLKVAGKLKVYRMTVLVMTLFLVLVALISTLVIRLNIEKITEVWSPSLEYLQDLETMTAKYRIKQYQHLVESDAAVMNSCEEEIQKLESQIEDTGAKLDAIISADSKAQKGRDDYDVANAAWEKYRAASDEILQLSREGKQQEASKLMTGEVYEEYKAFAEKLTTLCEKFQVELDQAKTMANVCTVIIFIVIVAAGLAIAVVTTLIGRIITNSITEPVEQIEAAVASLRKGELSNVEMLTYESEDEFGDTIRNLKEAMGILADYVSEISVEVKAIAQGDLTRNGDDITDFLGDFSELKTSLLYILKRFNSTLTEISNLAEQVSSNSSEVENASKSLADGATEQAGVIEELNATIDAVVDLAEDTAKETQSASARVKASANKANEEKEKMNELLTEMEYITEISKEIGNIITDIEDIASQTNLLSLNASIEAARAGEAGRGFAVVADQIGKLAADSAKSAVNTRELIDKTLVEIEKGNTITRTTAESFNQIIEDMKSFAELAENTMEKANSQAESLEQIGQGIEQLSGVVQGNAASSEENTAISINLAEGAAKMHDRVNIFKLF from the coding sequence ATGGAAAAGATCAAAAAGCGTATAACTAACTTAAAGGTTGCAGGAAAATTAAAAGTATATCGAATGACAGTGCTTGTTATGACATTATTTTTAGTATTGGTGGCACTGATCTCGACATTAGTGATCCGTTTAAATATAGAGAAGATCACGGAGGTCTGGTCTCCGTCATTGGAATATCTGCAGGATTTAGAGACAATGACTGCGAAATACAGAATCAAACAGTATCAGCATCTAGTAGAATCAGATGCAGCAGTCATGAACTCCTGCGAAGAAGAAATCCAGAAGCTGGAGAGTCAGATCGAGGATACCGGTGCGAAGCTGGATGCAATAATTTCTGCAGACAGCAAAGCTCAAAAAGGACGGGATGATTATGATGTAGCAAACGCTGCATGGGAAAAATACAGGGCTGCTTCAGATGAAATTCTGCAGTTGAGCCGTGAAGGTAAACAGCAGGAAGCATCGAAGCTGATGACCGGAGAGGTGTATGAAGAATATAAGGCTTTTGCTGAGAAATTAACTACATTATGTGAAAAGTTCCAGGTAGAATTAGATCAGGCAAAGACCATGGCTAATGTATGCACTGTAATCATATTTATTGTGATCGTGGCAGCGGGTCTTGCGATTGCTGTAGTGACGACACTGATCGGAAGGATCATTACCAATTCCATTACAGAGCCGGTAGAACAGATAGAGGCAGCAGTTGCCAGCCTGCGTAAGGGCGAACTGTCTAATGTAGAAATGCTTACCTATGAGTCTGAGGATGAGTTTGGCGATACCATCAGGAATCTGAAAGAAGCCATGGGTATTCTGGCAGATTATGTCAGCGAGATCTCTGTGGAGGTAAAGGCAATAGCGCAGGGTGACCTGACCAGAAATGGTGATGATATTACAGATTTCCTAGGCGATTTCTCGGAATTGAAGACATCACTGCTGTATATTCTGAAACGGTTTAACAGTACCTTGACCGAGATCAGCAATCTGGCAGAACAGGTATCATCGAATTCATCCGAGGTGGAAAATGCATCAAAATCCCTGGCGGACGGTGCAACAGAGCAGGCAGGAGTCATCGAGGAATTGAATGCCACCATTGATGCGGTCGTGGATCTGGCAGAAGATACAGCGAAGGAAACACAGAGCGCATCTGCACGTGTAAAAGCCTCTGCAAATAAAGCGAACGAAGAAAAAGAAAAAATGAATGAGCTGCTCACGGAAATGGAGTACATTACAGAAATCTCCAAGGAGATCGGTAATATTATCACAGATATCGAGGATATTGCATCCCAGACCAACCTGTTATCCCTGAATGCTTCCATTGAAGCTGCCAGAGCAGGAGAAGCTGGAAGAGGTTTTGCGGTGGTTGCAGATCAGATCGGCAAGCTGGCAGCAGACAGTGCAAAATCCGCTGTAAATACGAGAGAGTTGATCGATAAGACCTTAGTGGAAATCGAAAAGGGCAATACGATTACAAGAACAACAGCAGAATCATTCAATCAGATCATTGAAGATATGAAGTCCTTTGCAGAGCTTGCAGAGAACACCATGGAGAAAGCCAACTCCCAGGCAGAGTCCTTGGAGCAGATCGGTCAGGGAATTGAACAGCTGTCCGGCGTAGTACAGGGCAATGCTGCATCCTCCGAAGAGAATACTGCGATCAGTATTAATCTGGCAGAGGGAGCAGCCAAGATGCATGACCGCGTGAATATCTTTAAGCTATTCTAG